The Bacteroidales bacterium genome includes a window with the following:
- a CDS encoding flavin reductase family protein encodes MRKNFGVKTWLYPMPVFIVAAYDKNNIPNAMNAAWGGIYTDNMVGICLSEDHKTTQNILESKAFTVSMATANQVVACDYVGIVSGNNEPDKFNKAGFSAVKSEFVNAPIIEQLPMCLECELVSYDSDSCYMIGKIINISVDDSIINENGKIDVQKLQPITYDPCNHDYIALGEKVGNAFSDGKNLK; translated from the coding sequence ATGCGTAAAAATTTTGGAGTTAAAACTTGGTTATATCCAATGCCTGTTTTTATTGTTGCAGCATATGATAAAAACAATATCCCTAATGCAATGAACGCTGCTTGGGGAGGCATATATACTGATAATATGGTTGGTATATGTTTGTCTGAAGATCATAAAACCACTCAAAATATTCTTGAGTCAAAAGCATTTACCGTTAGTATGGCTACTGCAAACCAAGTAGTGGCTTGTGATTACGTTGGTATTGTGTCGGGTAATAATGAACCAGATAAGTTTAATAAAGCGGGATTTAGTGCTGTTAAATCAGAATTTGTCAACGCCCCTATTATTGAACAGTTACCTATGTGTCTGGAGTGTGAACTTGTTTCGTACGATTCAGATTCATGCTATATGATTGGTAAAATTATTAATATATCGGTAGATGATAGTATTATTAATGAAAATGGCAAGATTGATGTTCAAAAACTTCAACCTATAACATACGATCCATGTAATCACGACTATATTGCATTAGGAGAGAAAGTTGGCAACGCCTTTTCTGATGGTAAAAATTTGAAATAA
- a CDS encoding nitroreductase family protein — protein sequence MKDFHQLLLNRRSYRKYKDQELKAEDVKLILEAALVSPSSKSTMGWEFIVVEEKDDLERLSLCKEHGARPIAGCKLAVVVTADTTKSDVWIEDASIASIIMQLQAADLGLGSCWIQVRERFTQDGVSSEEYVREMFDIPEQFAVLSVITFGYKDEERKPYDTDKTQWEKVHIGKW from the coding sequence ATGAAAGATTTTCATCAATTACTTCTTAATCGTAGAAGTTACAGAAAATATAAAGATCAAGAGTTAAAAGCTGAAGATGTAAAACTTATTCTTGAGGCTGCATTGGTTTCTCCATCATCAAAATCGACTATGGGTTGGGAATTTATTGTCGTTGAGGAGAAGGACGATTTAGAGAGGTTATCGCTTTGTAAAGAGCATGGTGCTCGTCCTATAGCTGGTTGCAAATTGGCAGTTGTTGTTACTGCTGATACTACAAAGAGTGATGTTTGGATTGAAGATGCCTCTATTGCCTCAATTATTATGCAACTACAAGCTGCTGATTTAGGTCTTGGCAGTTGTTGGATTCAAGTAAGAGAGCGTTTTACGCAAGATGGAGTATCTTCTGAAGAGTATGTTCGTGAGATGTTTGATATTCCTGAGCAGTTTGCAGTTTTGTCGGTAATAACTTTTGGTTATAAAGATGAAGAGCGTAAGCCTTACGATACTGATAAGACTCAATGGGAGAAAGTGCATATTGGTAAATGGTAA
- a CDS encoding DUF2520 domain-containing protein: protein MVKSVAIIGSGNVATHLAKAIYKAGVEIKYVYSPTLANCKALANYVNATPIYTIDSIIDVDLIVIAIKDNAIRNVIEKLSDKNSIIVHTSGGVNIEVFDGVVTKCGVLYPLQTFSKEREIDFKKVPLFIEANSTSVFTELEEFAKRLSESVIEADSRRRKIMHIAAVFACNFVNHCYDISSQILEKEGLYFSTLMPLIEETTKKISDITPHNAQTGPARRGDSVVMNSHLEMIDSPQIKEIYKLLSKSIADSYKE from the coding sequence ATGGTAAAGAGTGTTGCTATAATAGGTAGTGGTAATGTTGCTACACATTTAGCAAAAGCCATATATAAAGCAGGAGTGGAAATTAAATATGTTTACTCTCCTACTCTTGCTAATTGTAAGGCTCTTGCAAACTATGTTAATGCTACTCCTATTTATACTATTGATAGTATAATTGATGTTGATTTAATAGTTATTGCAATTAAAGATAATGCCATAAGAAACGTTATTGAAAAGTTGAGTGATAAAAATTCAATTATAGTTCACACTTCAGGTGGCGTAAATATTGAAGTTTTTGATGGAGTAGTTACAAAGTGTGGTGTTCTTTACCCTTTACAAACTTTTTCTAAAGAGAGAGAAATTGATTTTAAAAAAGTTCCACTCTTTATTGAGGCTAATAGCACAAGCGTTTTTACTGAACTTGAAGAGTTTGCTAAGAGATTATCGGAAAGCGTTATAGAGGCAGATTCACGTAGAAGAAAGATAATGCATATTGCAGCTGTCTTTGCTTGTAATTTTGTAAATCATTGCTACGATATATCTTCTCAAATTTTAGAGAAAGAAGGATTGTACTTTTCAACTCTCATGCCTTTAATTGAGGAGACAACAAAAAAGATTTCAGATATTACTCCTCATAATGCTCAAACAGGTCCTGCACGAAGAGGTGATAGTGTTGTAATGAACTCTCATTTAGAGATGATTGATTCTCCTCAAATAAAAGAGATATATAAATTGTTAAGTAAAAGTATAGCAGATAGTTATAAAGAATAG
- a CDS encoding HAD-IIIA family hydrolase — protein sequence MSKINYDLTKIKAFAFDVDGVLSPSTITLHPSGEPMRMVNIKDGYAIQLAIKLGYKIAIITGGHTRAVYERYKGLGVKFIYMSISKKLPTYKEFRDQFHLKDEEILYMGDDIPDYEIMKIVGLPCAPADAVSEIKECATFISYRNGGEGCAREVIEEVLKAQGKWMSDEAFGW from the coding sequence ATGAGTAAAATTAATTACGACCTGACAAAAATTAAAGCATTTGCTTTTGATGTTGATGGCGTTTTATCTCCTTCAACTATTACCTTGCATCCGTCTGGAGAGCCTATGCGTATGGTGAATATTAAGGATGGATACGCTATTCAATTAGCGATTAAGTTGGGTTATAAGATTGCCATTATTACAGGAGGTCATACTCGTGCTGTTTATGAGAGATATAAAGGGTTGGGGGTGAAATTTATTTATATGTCTATTAGTAAGAAACTTCCTACTTATAAAGAGTTTAGAGACCAGTTTCATTTAAAGGATGAGGAGATTTTATATATGGGTGATGATATTCCTGATTATGAAATTATGAAGATTGTTGGTTTGCCTTGTGCTCCTGCTGATGCTGTTAGTGAGATAAAAGAGTGTGCTACTTTTATATCATATCGTAATGGTGGCGAAGGTTGTGCCAGAGAAGTTATTGAAGAGGTATTAAAGGCTCAAGGTAAATGGATGAGTGACGAGGCGTTTGGTTGGTAG
- a CDS encoding TIGR04076 family protein → MKRVRITVKRMACYRDLMSEYENPIEHACDMKLGQSFIVEDCAKPDGMCDSAWESMLPFVKELASGGGNFYDGWMKDPYSAMISCNDGFRPVSFYIEVVE, encoded by the coding sequence ATGAAAAGAGTTAGAATTACTGTTAAAAGAATGGCTTGTTACAGGGATTTAATGAGCGAATATGAAAATCCTATTGAACATGCTTGTGATATGAAATTGGGTCAATCTTTTATTGTGGAGGATTGTGCCAAACCCGATGGTATGTGTGATAGTGCATGGGAGAGTATGTTGCCTTTCGTGAAAGAACTTGCCTCTGGTGGCGGTAACTTTTATGATGGGTGGATGAAGGACCCATACTCTGCCATGATTTCGTGTAACGATGGATTTAGACCTGTAAGTTTTTATATTGAGGTTGTAGAGTAG
- a CDS encoding TonB-dependent receptor, with protein sequence MYRLKYYIILCLMIVSTVVEAKKFIVSGKVIDEANEPMEFVSVRIAGTMSGALTNEKGLFSIEAQSRDTAEVIISYLGYETVKRRLIEPEGEIKLNVRLYQKDSDLGEVSVSEFRKQTSTLEYLDAEDLRLMPDATGGSIESLLTTMPGVHSNNELSTQYSVRGGNYDENLVYINGIEVYRPLTIRSGQQEGLSIINPDLVGAVGFSSGGFASEYGDKMSSVLDITYRKPTKIVEGAISGSLMGASVSVGSKIKNFTQLHGFRFKKNSLLLGSLDTKGEYDPSFIDYQTYMTYKFNNKWSVALLGNISQNKYNFTPQERTTSYGTYASVTEFKVYFDGMERDKFQSYFGAFTVDYTPANHTKLSLMGSAFTTNEEIRYDISGEYWLSELDAAINGGEPVTSGTLGYGAYREHANNTLNAAVYAASLKGVTKLKKNNELHYGVTYQYERIKDRVREWETRDSAGYTLPHTGNGIDLISSISSHQDMKSNRISAYIQDTYKLYCKAGSFTFTGGVRASYWDFNNEFIISPRASIGYIPSFQERLTFRFATGIYYQAPFYKELRDTIRDNRNNVIVQLNKNIKSQQSIHFILGSDFTFKLGNRPFKFTAEAYYKILNNLIPYEVDNLSIWYRDGNSSHGYATGLDLKLFGEFVPGVDSWIGFSLMSTQEYINGVKVPRPTDQRYAFTLFFQDYIPKFPRFKVNIRAIVADGLPQSAPHKGREDGWFRTPAYKRLDIGASCMLAGGNDRVMKRKFFKELHSIWLSFDVLNLLDITNVNSYYWVTDIYNQQSAVPNYLTRRQFNIKLSVDF encoded by the coding sequence ATGTATCGATTAAAATATTACATAATACTCTGTTTAATGATTGTTTCAACCGTTGTTGAAGCAAAAAAGTTTATTGTTTCTGGCAAGGTAATTGACGAAGCAAATGAACCTATGGAGTTCGTTTCAGTACGAATTGCAGGAACAATGAGCGGAGCCTTAACTAACGAAAAAGGACTATTTTCAATAGAGGCACAAAGCAGAGATACAGCAGAGGTAATCATATCATATTTAGGATACGAAACAGTCAAACGCCGTTTAATAGAGCCGGAAGGAGAGATAAAACTAAACGTCAGATTATATCAAAAAGATAGCGATTTAGGAGAGGTATCAGTTAGTGAATTTCGCAAGCAAACATCAACTTTGGAATACCTCGATGCCGAAGATTTACGTCTAATGCCCGATGCAACAGGCGGTAGCATTGAATCTCTCTTAACAACAATGCCAGGAGTACATTCAAATAACGAGTTAAGTACACAATATTCTGTTCGTGGCGGAAACTATGATGAAAACTTAGTATATATCAACGGCATTGAAGTATATCGTCCACTAACCATTCGCTCAGGGCAACAAGAGGGGTTAAGTATTATAAACCCTGATCTGGTAGGAGCAGTAGGATTTTCATCAGGAGGATTTGCAAGTGAGTACGGAGATAAAATGTCATCGGTACTCGATATTACATATCGCAAACCAACCAAAATAGTTGAGGGAGCAATATCAGGAAGTTTAATGGGAGCAAGCGTTTCCGTTGGAAGCAAAATAAAAAACTTTACACAACTTCATGGCTTTAGATTTAAGAAAAACTCCTTACTGCTTGGCTCATTAGACACAAAAGGAGAGTACGATCCCTCATTTATCGATTACCAAACCTATATGACCTATAAGTTCAATAACAAATGGTCGGTAGCACTATTAGGCAACATTTCTCAAAACAAATATAATTTCACACCGCAAGAGCGTACAACAAGTTATGGAACATACGCTTCAGTTACCGAATTTAAGGTATATTTTGATGGAATGGAGAGAGATAAATTCCAATCATATTTTGGAGCATTCACAGTTGATTACACCCCCGCAAATCATACAAAACTATCTCTAATGGGATCTGCCTTCACAACAAATGAGGAGATACGTTACGATATAAGCGGAGAGTATTGGTTAAGTGAGTTAGATGCTGCAATTAACGGAGGAGAACCAGTCACCTCAGGAACATTAGGATATGGAGCATATCGAGAACACGCAAATAACACACTTAATGCAGCAGTATATGCAGCATCACTAAAAGGAGTAACTAAACTAAAAAAGAATAACGAACTACATTACGGAGTAACGTATCAATATGAACGCATAAAAGACCGAGTAAGAGAGTGGGAAACACGCGACTCTGCAGGATATACACTTCCGCACACTGGAAACGGAATTGATTTAATATCAAGCATATCATCACACCAAGATATGAAATCAAATCGTATATCTGCCTACATCCAAGATACATACAAATTGTATTGCAAAGCAGGAAGTTTTACATTCACAGGAGGAGTAAGAGCATCATATTGGGATTTCAATAACGAGTTTATTATTAGTCCGAGAGCATCCATTGGATATATACCCTCATTCCAAGAGCGATTAACATTCCGTTTTGCAACAGGAATATATTACCAAGCACCATTCTATAAAGAGTTACGTGATACAATCAGAGACAACCGAAATAATGTAATAGTACAACTCAATAAAAACATTAAATCACAACAGTCAATACACTTTATATTGGGAAGTGACTTTACTTTCAAACTCGGAAACCGCCCATTTAAATTTACGGCCGAAGCATATTATAAGATATTAAACAACCTAATACCATACGAAGTAGATAATTTAAGTATATGGTATCGCGATGGCAATAGTTCTCATGGATATGCAACAGGATTAGACCTAAAACTATTCGGAGAGTTTGTACCCGGAGTAGATTCATGGATAGGATTCTCATTGATGAGTACACAAGAGTATATAAATGGAGTAAAAGTACCACGACCTACTGATCAACGATATGCGTTTACATTATTCTTCCAAGACTACATACCAAAATTTCCACGCTTTAAAGTAAACATAAGAGCAATTGTAGCAGACGGATTACCACAATCTGCACCCCATAAAGGAAGAGAAGATGGATGGTTTAGAACACCTGCATACAAGAGATTAGACATAGGAGCATCGTGTATGCTTGCAGGAGGAAACGACAGGGTAATGAAACGCAAATTCTTTAAAGAACTACATAGCATTTGGTTAAGTTTCGATGTACTAAACCTATTAGACATAACCAATGTAAACTCATACTATTGGGTAA
- the maf gene encoding septum formation protein Maf: MLDNLKKYDIILASNSPRRRELLTGLGVEFRAISLPDIDESYPEELKGGEIPAFISKQKASSYKEFMQDNTLLITADTIVWVGDKQFGKPVDAVDAKRMLVELSGNTHIVYTAVTISTKNIEKTFIAASEVKFATLTNDEIDFYIENFAPMDKAGAYGIQEWIGYVGVESINGSYFNVMGLPIQRLYKELKEF; this comes from the coding sequence ATGCTTGATAATCTTAAAAAATACGATATAATTCTTGCAAGTAACTCTCCTCGCCGTAGGGAGCTATTAACGGGATTAGGTGTTGAATTTAGGGCAATATCTCTACCAGATATTGATGAATCATACCCTGAGGAACTTAAGGGTGGAGAGATTCCTGCATTTATATCAAAACAAAAGGCATCTTCATACAAAGAGTTTATGCAAGACAATACTCTTTTAATTACTGCTGATACTATTGTTTGGGTTGGAGATAAGCAATTTGGCAAACCTGTTGATGCCGTTGATGCTAAACGTATGCTCGTTGAGTTATCCGGAAATACTCACATAGTATATACTGCTGTTACAATTTCAACTAAAAATATTGAGAAAACTTTCATCGCCGCATCAGAAGTTAAATTTGCGACTCTGACTAATGATGAAATTGATTTTTATATTGAAAACTTTGCTCCTATGGATAAAGCTGGTGCATATGGTATTCAGGAGTGGATTGGCTATGTTGGAGTTGAAAGTATAAATGGTTCGTATTTTAATGTAATGGGATTGCCAATTCAACGGTTATACAAGGAACTTAAAGAATTTTGA